A single Crateriforma conspicua DNA region contains:
- a CDS encoding ExeA family protein — translation MRSPEANRNPMFRVPPFPAFPSVDRYIPVGTLRDSLNRVVRSIDAREALSLVIGPPGTGKSLLIQLVAKHFFGSRTVVQLGDAGLQSPEAFFRHVLHALGVDLNSLHAGDLHLALVDHVKQNAAVGHGLLLLIDEAQSLCTDVLESIRMATNIMVAGQPRVCAVLSGGPRLDETLATPSLDALSQRVATRCYLHPFNGEETREYVEQAIRSCGGQPEQTVTPEAIAAVHHAGAGIPRLVNQLMTQAIDCAESLGETLITDRIIDHAWATLQQLPSPIMDEPSMSAGDRADQTLSSNVEFGALSDLGAHDGMIETPKVQPQAEAASPCGAPECGDGVCRSQPCRNESNVADADSSLELELELDLEPEPVASVTMDDQPAESSCGSECDTACESSCDIVNTSSIVAGNVVVQNPYGDEVFNTDGGVVNVVGSCDIDLSSDAEVGPGNESTDIEPMMSEPVAADPTPEQSELFGDFEEEEELAVGVARRDAESAEAAATSDDLESSLQMEVSEIAGEAQAAADRQDDDMVEETIDVQSMDAGLRINAPEIVLSEDDLVDSGNDQVAPLSLHQPAATGAESPVAWFDEDESGNVTSRDDSDILVVEEDVPTEVPTAAAPITLAAETKKDEPVAVDFQAMLAKMRGNG, via the coding sequence ATGCGATCTCCCGAAGCGAATCGAAATCCGATGTTTCGCGTGCCGCCATTCCCGGCATTCCCCAGCGTGGATCGATACATTCCCGTCGGGACGCTCCGCGATTCGCTGAACCGCGTCGTCCGCAGCATTGATGCCCGCGAAGCCTTGTCGTTGGTGATCGGCCCGCCCGGAACGGGCAAATCGCTGTTGATCCAATTGGTCGCCAAGCACTTTTTCGGATCGCGGACGGTGGTCCAGCTGGGTGACGCCGGGCTGCAGAGTCCCGAAGCCTTTTTCCGTCACGTGTTGCACGCTCTTGGCGTCGATCTGAATTCACTGCACGCCGGCGATTTGCACTTGGCATTGGTCGACCATGTCAAGCAGAACGCCGCCGTCGGACACGGGTTGTTGTTGCTGATCGACGAAGCCCAGTCGTTGTGCACCGACGTGTTGGAATCCATTCGCATGGCGACCAATATCATGGTTGCCGGACAACCGCGTGTTTGTGCCGTGTTGTCGGGCGGTCCTCGTCTGGATGAAACCCTGGCGACTCCGTCGTTGGACGCTTTATCCCAACGTGTCGCCACCCGTTGCTATCTGCATCCGTTCAATGGCGAAGAAACTCGCGAATACGTCGAACAAGCCATTCGCAGTTGTGGTGGGCAGCCGGAACAGACCGTTACACCGGAGGCGATTGCGGCGGTGCATCATGCCGGTGCGGGCATTCCGCGGTTGGTCAATCAGTTGATGACCCAAGCGATCGATTGCGCCGAAAGTCTGGGCGAAACCCTGATCACCGATCGTATCATCGATCACGCCTGGGCCACGTTACAGCAATTGCCCAGCCCGATCATGGATGAACCATCGATGTCGGCTGGCGACCGCGCCGATCAAACGCTTTCCAGCAACGTCGAATTCGGTGCTCTCAGCGACTTGGGCGCCCACGACGGGATGATCGAAACGCCCAAGGTCCAGCCGCAAGCGGAAGCCGCTTCGCCCTGCGGTGCCCCGGAATGCGGCGACGGCGTTTGCCGCAGCCAGCCGTGCCGCAACGAATCCAACGTCGCCGACGCCGATTCGTCGTTGGAACTGGAACTTGAATTGGATCTGGAACCGGAACCGGTTGCATCCGTCACCATGGATGACCAGCCGGCCGAATCCAGCTGTGGTTCGGAATGTGACACCGCTTGCGAATCCAGCTGCGACATTGTCAATACGTCGTCGATCGTCGCTGGAAACGTCGTCGTGCAGAATCCGTATGGCGACGAAGTTTTTAACACCGATGGCGGCGTTGTGAACGTGGTCGGATCGTGCGACATCGATCTGTCCAGCGACGCGGAAGTCGGCCCAGGCAACGAATCAACGGACATCGAACCGATGATGTCCGAACCCGTCGCGGCTGACCCGACGCCCGAGCAATCGGAATTGTTTGGCGACTTCGAAGAAGAAGAAGAGCTGGCCGTCGGTGTTGCCCGCCGCGACGCGGAATCGGCGGAAGCCGCCGCCACGTCGGATGATTTGGAATCGTCCTTGCAGATGGAAGTCAGCGAAATTGCGGGTGAGGCTCAGGCGGCCGCCGATCGCCAGGACGATGACATGGTCGAAGAAACCATTGACGTCCAAAGCATGGATGCTGGGTTGCGAATCAATGCACCGGAGATCGTCTTGTCCGAAGACGACTTGGTGGATTCGGGCAATGACCAGGTCGCCCCGCTGTCGCTGCATCAACCTGCGGCGACGGGAGCCGAATCACCCGTCGCTTGGTTCGACGAAGACGAATCGGGCAACGTAACCAGTCGCGATGACAGCGACATCTTGGTCGTCGAAGAAGACGTTCCCACGGAGGTTCCGACCGCGGCGGCGCCGATCACTCTGGCTGCGGAAACGAAGAAAGACGAACCCGTTGCGGTCGACTTCCAAGCGATGCTGGCCAAGATGCGAGGAAACGGCTGA
- the eboE gene encoding metabolite traffic protein EboE, which yields MNRSRAIHSHATTIGYCTNVHAGTDLESIRENLIRYSLPVRDLVGGQSLGVGLWIPNDASVELIDGGAAEFAEFLRSRRLAAFTINGFPFANFHQDVVKHDVYSPAWWDDARLEYTRRLAAILAVVLDESQSVGSISTLPIGWGKSPGDEKIHRAGANLRAMADSLEKLESTSGRRIVLAIEPEPGCYLDTVGDCLAFFEKELPDESHRRYITVCHDVCHSAVMMEDQRDVLSRLATAGIGVGKVQVSSAILADWDSMAIGRRHEAIDQLRDFAEDRYLHQIGRKKSDGSFELVEDLPGLLDSLPTDGDPVAGDQRWVIHFHVPIFLERFRHLSTTHDEVGVALRTLDSLQGSLDFTGHLEIETYAWTVLPESMRRRGLSDDIASEIEWLKRQQDQ from the coding sequence ATGAACAGGAGCAGGGCCATTCACAGTCACGCGACGACGATCGGTTATTGCACCAATGTCCACGCCGGAACCGATCTGGAATCGATCCGCGAAAATCTGATTCGATACTCGCTGCCGGTTCGAGACTTGGTGGGTGGTCAATCGCTGGGCGTCGGACTTTGGATCCCCAACGACGCGTCGGTGGAATTGATCGACGGCGGCGCGGCAGAGTTTGCCGAATTTCTGCGTTCCCGACGTCTGGCGGCTTTCACGATCAACGGGTTCCCGTTTGCCAACTTTCACCAGGACGTCGTCAAGCATGACGTCTATTCACCGGCCTGGTGGGACGATGCACGGCTGGAATACACGCGGCGGTTGGCAGCCATCCTGGCCGTTGTCCTGGACGAATCCCAAAGTGTGGGATCGATCAGCACCCTGCCGATCGGTTGGGGCAAATCACCGGGTGATGAAAAGATCCACAGGGCGGGTGCGAATTTGCGGGCGATGGCGGATTCGCTTGAAAAGCTGGAATCGACCAGCGGACGCCGCATCGTGCTTGCGATCGAACCGGAACCCGGGTGCTACCTGGACACCGTCGGGGATTGTCTAGCGTTTTTTGAAAAGGAATTGCCGGACGAATCGCACCGGCGTTACATCACCGTTTGCCACGACGTGTGCCATAGCGCCGTGATGATGGAAGACCAACGTGACGTGCTGTCGCGTCTGGCGACCGCGGGCATCGGCGTGGGCAAGGTCCAAGTCAGCAGCGCGATCCTGGCCGACTGGGATAGCATGGCGATCGGTCGACGCCATGAAGCGATCGATCAATTGCGTGACTTTGCCGAAGACCGTTATCTGCACCAAATCGGACGCAAGAAATCGGACGGCAGCTTTGAATTGGTCGAAGATTTGCCCGGTCTACTGGACAGCCTGCCGACCGACGGCGATCCCGTCGCCGGCGACCAGCGATGGGTGATCCACTTCCATGTTCCCATCTTCTTGGAACGATTCCGGCACCTTTCCACGACGCACGACGAAGTGGGCGTGGCGCTGCGAACCCTGGACAGCCTTCAGGGCTCGTTGGACTTTACCGGGCACTTGGAAATCGAAACCTACGCCTGGACGGTGCTGCCCGAATCGATGCGTCGTCGCGGGTTGTCCGATGACATCGCAAGCGAAATTGAATGGCTGAAAAGGCAACAAGATCAATGA
- a CDS encoding pyridoxine 5'-phosphate synthase, whose amino-acid sequence MIHLGINVDHIATVRQARRTYEPDPVIAAALAEQGGADAITFHLREDRRHIQERDVEMLMRTVTVKTNFELACAPEVVAIACQWKPDCGLLVPESREEVTTEGGLNCTGDTSRIGEAIARLKDAGISVSLFIDPDVAQVEAAAALGADSVELHTGPYALAKGAKLDAELDRLAKAGDVAASAGMQLHAGHGLNYQNVRPVAALKNIHELNIGHSIVSRAVMVGMKDAVAEMRRILDLFV is encoded by the coding sequence ATGATCCATCTGGGCATCAACGTCGACCACATCGCAACGGTCCGCCAAGCACGCCGGACCTATGAACCCGATCCCGTGATCGCCGCGGCTTTGGCCGAACAGGGCGGGGCCGATGCGATCACTTTCCATTTGCGTGAAGACCGGCGGCACATCCAGGAACGCGATGTCGAAATGCTGATGCGGACGGTGACGGTCAAAACCAATTTCGAATTGGCCTGTGCACCGGAGGTCGTCGCGATCGCCTGTCAATGGAAGCCCGATTGCGGGTTGCTGGTGCCCGAAAGCCGCGAAGAAGTGACCACCGAAGGCGGGCTGAACTGCACCGGCGACACGTCACGAATCGGCGAAGCGATCGCCCGTCTGAAGGACGCGGGAATCAGCGTCAGTCTGTTCATCGATCCCGACGTCGCCCAAGTCGAAGCGGCCGCGGCGCTGGGTGCCGATTCGGTGGAACTGCACACCGGCCCCTACGCGTTGGCAAAAGGTGCGAAGCTGGACGCAGAACTCGATCGCTTGGCCAAAGCGGGCGACGTCGCGGCATCGGCCGGGATGCAGCTGCACGCCGGGCATGGGTTGAATTATCAAAACGTGCGCCCCGTCGCGGCGCTAAAGAACATCCACGAACTGAACATCGGTCACTCGATCGTCAGCCGTGCTGTGATGGTCGGCATGAAGGATGCGGTGGCCGAAATGCGACGCATCTTGGACTTGTTCGTTTAG
- a CDS encoding DNA polymerase Y family protein: MKRLLCVWLPDWPIQRLRMRRDATSGDIPTVLWQNDPRRGRVVVACCRRATAAGVRLGMSVAQATDWLQRAGAPDSYQLIEHNRHADAGAMDQLVERFRNRLTPMIGTEVLDRFRWAGRSLHCRESLIGDLHGVTHLFGGESDVIAASDQILASLNLSGRIAIADTIGAAWAVANHGHGRTRIVPIGLTVDAVGDLPTSGLRIAPETVTMLRRLGVDTIGQTLALPRGGLATRLGQHVADRLAQLVGDVEEHFTVAQRPVCDSESMPLEYPTEDMAILVDRIGRLMEKVRAGLATRSCGALHVSCRLDLSVHPPLTVDVGLFAPTLDTGHWLTLVQQSIESQGLPAPVHRVTVSVPHTQVMATRQQDLFRHGDDSCGGSTVARLIDSLSNRLGRENVCGARLTRDALPEKAFEEFPLAGRSARWFAQAEKSSASSRSKDGHQTRSSFLPHTDEIMRRPLELFVTPHVLVAQKCRPNAKCDNLSSSADLGREESDTGPWHHANARLAEHQTAIGPGGIPRGFQYAGQHHAVIRSWGPERIETGWWAGPCVRRDYFRVETNRGQWWWVYRDLTADTPKDTHEWWLHGIFS; encoded by the coding sequence ATGAAAAGGCTGCTATGCGTCTGGCTTCCCGACTGGCCGATCCAAAGACTGCGGATGCGCCGCGACGCGACGTCGGGTGACATTCCAACGGTTCTGTGGCAAAACGATCCTCGTCGCGGCCGTGTGGTCGTGGCGTGTTGCCGGCGTGCGACCGCCGCGGGCGTGCGATTGGGCATGTCGGTGGCCCAGGCGACCGATTGGCTGCAGCGTGCCGGCGCGCCGGATTCGTATCAGCTGATCGAACATAACCGTCACGCCGACGCAGGGGCGATGGACCAGTTGGTCGAACGATTTCGAAATCGTTTGACGCCGATGATCGGCACCGAAGTGTTAGACCGTTTCCGCTGGGCGGGGCGATCGCTGCATTGTCGCGAATCGCTGATCGGCGACCTGCATGGTGTGACACACTTGTTCGGTGGTGAATCCGACGTGATCGCCGCCAGCGACCAGATCTTGGCTTCGTTGAACTTGTCCGGCCGGATCGCGATCGCCGACACGATCGGTGCCGCCTGGGCGGTGGCCAACCACGGGCACGGGCGAACCCGGATCGTTCCCATCGGATTGACCGTCGACGCGGTCGGCGACCTGCCGACATCGGGACTAAGGATTGCACCGGAGACGGTGACGATGCTGCGGCGTCTGGGCGTGGACACGATCGGCCAAACGTTGGCGTTGCCCCGAGGCGGGCTGGCCACACGGTTGGGTCAGCACGTCGCCGACCGCTTGGCCCAATTGGTCGGCGATGTCGAAGAACACTTCACCGTCGCCCAGCGTCCCGTGTGCGACAGCGAATCGATGCCGCTGGAATACCCGACCGAGGACATGGCGATCCTGGTGGACCGGATCGGCCGCTTGATGGAAAAAGTCAGGGCGGGCTTGGCGACACGGTCGTGTGGGGCACTACACGTGTCATGTCGCCTGGACCTTTCGGTCCACCCGCCGCTGACTGTGGACGTTGGCTTATTTGCGCCGACGCTGGACACCGGCCACTGGTTGACTCTGGTGCAACAATCGATCGAATCCCAAGGCTTGCCGGCACCGGTCCATCGTGTCACCGTCTCGGTTCCCCACACCCAGGTGATGGCGACACGACAGCAAGACCTGTTCCGGCATGGAGATGACTCTTGCGGCGGCAGCACCGTCGCACGGCTGATCGATTCGCTGTCCAACCGACTGGGTCGCGAAAACGTTTGCGGAGCCCGCCTGACTCGGGATGCCCTGCCCGAGAAAGCCTTCGAAGAATTCCCGCTGGCCGGACGATCCGCCCGCTGGTTCGCCCAAGCGGAAAAGTCCTCCGCATCGTCGCGGTCGAAAGATGGCCATCAAACCCGATCCTCATTCTTGCCCCACACCGACGAAATCATGCGTCGGCCGTTGGAACTATTCGTTACACCACACGTTTTGGTCGCCCAGAAATGCCGCCCAAATGCCAAGTGTGACAATTTGTCCAGCAGCGCCGACCTGGGTAGGGAAGAATCGGACACGGGGCCGTGGCATCACGCCAACGCACGCCTGGCTGAACACCAAACGGCCATCGGACCGGGCGGGATTCCCCGCGGATTTCAATACGCCGGCCAGCATCATGCGGTCATCCGTAGTTGGGGCCCCGAGCGGATCGAAACCGGCTGGTGGGCCGGCCCGTGTGTCCGCCGCGATTACTTTCGCGTCGAAACGAATCGGGGTCAGTGGTGGTGGGTCTATCGTGATCTGACCGCTGATACCCCCAAAGACACACACGAATGGTGGCTTCACGGCATCTTTAGCTGA
- a CDS encoding lipopolysaccharide assembly protein LapA domain-containing protein, whose amino-acid sequence MLQKIRWFFLLAAIVLLVIVAFQNSTPVELALLTYRGTHSLTLMLLATTASGFLLGALATLWHQRGRRKRKDARQRAGKAAKAEKRRQKAEEKAATAAAPGPSGGGSGQGDTHPLL is encoded by the coding sequence GTGCTGCAAAAAATCCGCTGGTTCTTTTTGTTGGCGGCCATCGTGCTGTTGGTGATCGTGGCGTTTCAAAACAGCACGCCGGTCGAATTGGCTTTGTTGACCTATCGCGGCACGCATTCGCTGACGCTGATGTTGTTGGCCACGACGGCGTCGGGATTCTTGTTGGGGGCGTTGGCGACGCTTTGGCACCAGCGTGGCCGACGCAAACGAAAAGACGCTCGGCAACGGGCCGGCAAAGCGGCCAAAGCCGAAAAACGTCGTCAAAAAGCGGAAGAAAAGGCCGCCACAGCTGCGGCGCCCGGTCCATCGGGCGGTGGCAGCGGTCAAGGCGACACTCACCCGTTGCTGTGA
- a CDS encoding ImuA family protein codes for MATQQLFDFAAQTRPAGTVQADRSDNQGADSDSFLPPPAVAFPVDTPDSVARPDRRSEIGTAETEREEIEHAETGAEDRQALLGRLSKMIGGHTAGEADAADVTDPNHVGPTPQASLPKISQAPAFSTGCDAVDAWLPRGGLRTDGITEWISSVPSGGALTLAMVAAAGYLRNDFCPDRRPIPAGPGRLAVVDPHGHFYPPALTGFGIDPAGLLWCRTESDADTIWATDQLLRSGCVGLVIAWAPRRLDDRDARRFQLAAETGRTPGLLLRGSTSRGRPSFADTRFHVASRPLTLPRRDEARSNRHRDTSHLTLPNSGATRRPQRPSDGLRGPARRQQRLFQITLDRCKGGMTGRSVLLSIDHRYRIQVHSEPLHEKAAMRLASRLADPKTADAPRRDVG; via the coding sequence ATGGCGACTCAACAGCTTTTCGACTTTGCCGCTCAAACGCGACCGGCCGGCACGGTTCAGGCGGATCGCTCGGACAATCAGGGCGCGGATTCGGATTCCTTTTTGCCACCACCGGCGGTTGCTTTCCCCGTCGACACCCCCGATTCGGTCGCCCGTCCAGATCGCCGTTCGGAAATCGGGACTGCGGAAACAGAGCGTGAGGAAATAGAGCATGCGGAAACTGGGGCGGAGGATCGGCAGGCATTGCTGGGCCGTTTGTCCAAGATGATCGGCGGCCACACCGCCGGCGAAGCGGACGCGGCCGACGTGACAGACCCGAATCACGTCGGTCCGACACCCCAGGCTTCCCTTCCAAAGATCTCCCAAGCCCCAGCGTTTTCGACCGGCTGTGACGCCGTGGACGCTTGGCTGCCCCGTGGCGGATTGCGAACCGACGGGATCACCGAATGGATCAGTTCGGTACCCTCCGGCGGTGCGCTGACGTTGGCGATGGTCGCCGCGGCGGGCTATCTGCGAAACGATTTCTGTCCCGACCGACGCCCCATCCCCGCCGGGCCGGGACGCTTGGCCGTGGTCGATCCGCACGGTCATTTTTATCCGCCCGCCCTGACCGGGTTCGGGATCGATCCGGCGGGGCTGTTGTGGTGCCGAACCGAATCGGACGCGGACACGATTTGGGCGACCGACCAGTTGTTACGCAGCGGCTGCGTGGGCCTGGTGATCGCCTGGGCGCCCCGACGACTGGACGACCGTGACGCGCGGCGGTTCCAGTTGGCGGCCGAAACGGGACGCACCCCGGGCTTGTTGCTGCGAGGTTCGACATCACGGGGCCGCCCCAGTTTTGCCGACACCCGATTTCACGTCGCCAGCCGTCCGCTGACGTTGCCCCGGCGCGATGAAGCACGATCCAACCGACATCGCGACACGTCACACTTGACGCTTCCCAACTCCGGTGCAACGCGTCGTCCGCAACGACCATCGGATGGTCTGCGCGGGCCCGCCCGTCGACAACAGCGTTTGTTTCAAATCACGCTGGACCGCTGCAAAGGCGGCATGACCGGGCGCAGCGTTTTACTGTCGATCGATCACCGATACCGCATCCAAGTTCATTCAGAACCGCTGCATGAAAAGGCTGCTATGCGTCTGGCTTCCCGACTGGCCGATCCAAAGACTGCGGATGCGCCGCGACGCGACGTCGGGTGA
- a CDS encoding polyprenol monophosphomannose synthase codes for MPSSDSPAPTSPPGRVLIAICTYNEAGNVVAMLRGLRESMPDADLLVVDDGSPDGTAELAQEWSAKNGRAEVIVRHDQRGLGGAIRRAVQTAVDQGYDFFLNLDADLSHDPAELPRLLERALQDDRPDVVVGSRYIRGGSIVGWPVRRKVLSRMVNTFAVHWLRLPVSDCSGSMRCYRVDALSRLDLDGLRNNGYALLEELLVRLRQQGAVMAEVPICFTERQVGESKLTIGEAVSSALSIVKLSRSPSR; via the coding sequence TTGCCCAGTTCTGATTCACCGGCACCCACGTCGCCGCCGGGGCGAGTGCTGATCGCCATTTGTACCTACAACGAAGCCGGCAACGTCGTCGCGATGTTGCGTGGGCTGCGCGAATCGATGCCCGACGCGGATCTGTTGGTCGTCGACGACGGGTCGCCCGATGGGACGGCGGAATTGGCCCAGGAATGGTCGGCAAAAAACGGCCGCGCCGAAGTCATCGTGCGGCATGACCAGCGGGGGCTCGGGGGGGCGATCCGTCGCGCGGTGCAAACGGCGGTCGATCAGGGCTACGACTTCTTTCTGAATCTGGATGCGGACCTGAGCCACGACCCGGCGGAATTGCCGCGGTTGCTGGAGCGGGCTTTGCAAGACGACCGGCCCGATGTCGTCGTGGGGTCGCGATACATCCGTGGCGGTTCGATCGTCGGATGGCCGGTGCGCCGCAAAGTGCTCAGCCGGATGGTCAACACGTTCGCGGTCCACTGGTTGCGGCTGCCCGTCAGCGATTGCAGCGGGTCGATGCGTTGCTATCGCGTCGACGCCTTATCGCGGTTGGATTTGGACGGCCTGCGGAACAACGGCTATGCGTTGTTGGAGGAGTTGTTGGTGCGTCTGCGTCAACAAGGGGCGGTCATGGCGGAGGTCCCGATTTGCTTCACCGAGCGGCAGGTCGGCGAGAGCAAGCTGACGATCGGTGAAGCGGTTTCGTCGGCCCTTTCCATCGTCAAACTTTCGCGTTCGCCCAGCCGGTGA